Proteins encoded within one genomic window of Hermetia illucens chromosome 2, iHerIll2.2.curated.20191125, whole genome shotgun sequence:
- the LOC119649113 gene encoding CUE domain-containing protein 1, whose protein sequence is MASTMQLEFSQAMSDFKVMFPEMDRDVIEAVLRANHGAVDATIDQLLAMSIDNQNESLRNEMEKTTPTRKPAEESSRQDPADFVIPSLARRKPSNPQRSLLDEDNVQEKEPDGAAAPDSTRRWNPPMLLPLPTEFLRMTYDEAIRVDFDLPDEHFAKMLQNKEFMKQLRWNQEFMNALGTEQEIKGRHEDDAAFKERLKHMGQVSRRKFLQLARVFAWQKNKKPSILRSHSEAQPLKEEPSDEEGEVETRK, encoded by the exons ATGGCCTCCACAATGCAACTGGAATTCTCGCAGGCCATGTCCGACTTCAAAGTGATGTTCCCGGAGATGGACAGGGACGTGATCGAGGCGGTGCTCAGGGCGAATCACGGGGCCGTGGACGCGACGATTGATCAGCTGCTGGCTATGAGTATTGATAATCAG AACGAGAGTTTGCGCAATGAAATGGAGAAGACAACACCAACTCGGAAACCGGCCGAGGAATCGTCACGGCAAGATCCCGCGGATTTCGTCATACCAAGTCTGGCTCGGCGCAAACCATCCAACCCGCAGCGGTCTCTGCTCGACGAGGACAACGTGCAAGAAAAAGAGCCTGACGGAGCCGCAGCTCCTGACTCAACACGACGTTGGAATCCTCCAATGCTCCTTCCGTTGCCGACAGAGTTCCTTCGTATGACTTACGATGAAGCGATTCGAGTTGATTTCGATCTTCCAGACGAGCATTTCGCCAAAATGCTGCAAAACAAGGAGTTCATGAAGCAGCTGCGTTGGAACCAGGAGTTTATGAACGCGCTGGGGACAGAGCAAGAAATCAAGGGTCGCCACGAGGACGACGCTGCATTCAAGGAGCGGCTCAAACACATGGGCCAGGTATCTCGCCGGAAATTTCTGCAACTGGCGCGGGTGTTCGCCTGGCAGAAAAACAAGAAACCTAGCATTCTGCGATCTCACTCGGAAGCGCAACCACTCAAAGAGGAGCCCAGCGACGAAGAGGGAGAAGTCGAGACTCGGAAGTAA